AAAAGGAGTTGCACCTTCTAAATCAACTTGGATTGCAATAATGGATATAGTTACTGAAGTTTTTGCAGGAGGTTTGTTGTCAATTATAGCAGGTATTATTGCATTGATGCATGGAGCATATGTTATAGGTGCTCTAATTTTGGGAATTAGTATCACTATAACTTCATTATGGATGGTTTTATTCTTTTTATCATCGAGAAGAACTTTTCAAGTTCCAAAAATACTTGTTAATTTAACAAAGCGATTTGGTAAAGAAAAAGGAGCAAAATACATTGATCAAACAAATTCATGTATGGAAGAAGTTTGTACAATGAGCAGAAAAAATCTTAGAACAACAGAATCAAAAAAAGTTTTTACAATATCTTTCCTATTCTCACTTGCATCTTGGTCATTTTATGGAATATCTTTTATGATAATTGCAATGGGAACAGGATACATTGTTGGTATTTTTGATTCAATCATGGCTGTAATGGGTGCAAATGCAATTGCTAATTTGCCAATAACAGTAGGTGGTTCTGGCTTGGCAGAGTTTGGAATTATTGCATATCTGAATAATTTG
Above is a genomic segment from Nitrosarchaeum sp. containing:
- a CDS encoding lysylphosphatidylglycerol synthase transmembrane domain-containing protein; protein product: MNWRIIAIPATLIPIFIIAIQFDIKFEDVLAIGVIPFVLAVIAMMIKLGLQGIKFAYISHKYLGKFDSFWKLSGVRIGSEFIKFTTPMFVGAEFIVIYYLHKKGVAPSKSTWIAIMDIVTEVFAGGLLSIIAGIIALMHGAYVIGALILGISITITSLWMVLFFLSSRRTFQVPKILVNLTKRFGKEKGAKYIDQTNSCMEEVCTMSRKNLRTTESKKVFTISFLFSLASWSFYGISFMIIAMGTGYIVGIFDSIMAVMGANAIANLPITVGGSGLAEFGIIAYLNNLDPFNLVIPEGTVAWDAVIGWRIATYYVPIAITWLLLVKLALSKIPKTEK